A section of the Pseudomonas prosekii genome encodes:
- a CDS encoding sulfurtransferase has translation MPIAQLISPQALDLKKEQPGLVILDCRFALEDPDYGQRSYAEGHIAGSSFADLERDLSGPVSRGVTGRHPLPATEDFIERLQAWGVNADSDVVLYDDGLGAFAARAWWLLAWLGKRDGVFILDGGLKAWHAAGLPLSLDAPSIVRGTFSGTPDEALLLSAEQLQQRLGQPQLTLLDARALPRFKGEVEPIDPIAGHIPGAQCAAFTDNLGSDGRFLPAEQLKQRFAAKLGDRSPTELVAYCGSGVTACHNLFALCLAGYPLAALYAGSWSEWINQPARGIATGE, from the coding sequence ATGCCCATTGCGCAACTGATCAGCCCGCAAGCGTTGGACCTGAAAAAGGAGCAGCCTGGGCTGGTGATCCTGGATTGTCGTTTTGCCCTCGAAGACCCGGACTACGGTCAGCGCAGTTATGCCGAAGGGCACATCGCCGGTTCGAGTTTCGCCGATCTTGAGCGTGATCTCAGCGGACCAGTGAGCCGCGGCGTCACCGGGCGCCACCCGTTGCCGGCAACCGAAGACTTTATCGAGCGTCTGCAAGCCTGGGGCGTCAACGCCGACAGCGACGTGGTTTTGTATGACGACGGCCTCGGTGCTTTCGCCGCGCGGGCCTGGTGGTTGCTGGCGTGGCTGGGCAAACGCGACGGCGTGTTTATTCTCGATGGCGGGCTCAAGGCCTGGCACGCGGCGGGGCTGCCGCTGAGTCTGGACGCGCCGTCGATTGTCCGTGGCACGTTCAGCGGCACGCCGGATGAAGCGTTGCTGCTCAGCGCCGAACAACTCCAGCAACGTCTCGGCCAACCTCAACTGACCTTGCTCGATGCCCGCGCCTTGCCGCGTTTCAAGGGTGAAGTGGAACCGATCGACCCGATCGCCGGGCACATTCCCGGCGCGCAGTGCGCGGCGTTCACCGACAACCTTGGCAGCGATGGACGTTTCCTGCCGGCCGAGCAACTCAAGCAGCGTTTCGCCGCAAAACTCGGCGATCGTTCACCAACAGAGTTGGTCGCGTATTGCGGCTCGGGCGTGACGGCTTGCCACAATTTGTTCGCGTTGTGCCTGGCGGGTTATCCGTTGGCGGCGTTGTACGCCGGGTCGTGGAGCGAATGGATCAATCAGCCCGCGCGGGGCATCGCCACCGGCGAATGA
- the mutM gene encoding bifunctional DNA-formamidopyrimidine glycosylase/DNA-(apurinic or apyrimidinic site) lyase, whose translation MPELPEVETTRRGIAPHLEGQRVSRVIVRDRRLRWPIPEDLDVRLSGQRIVLVERRAKYLLINAEVGTLISHLGMSGNLRLVEVGSPAAKHEHVDIELESGLALRYTDPRRFGAMLWSLDPLNHELLIRLGPEPLTELFDGERLFQQSRGRSMAVKPFIMDNAVVVGVGNIYATEALFAAGIDPRREAKSISRARYLKLAIEIKRILAHAIERGGTTLRDFIGGDGQPGYFQQELFAYGRGSEPCKVCGTLLREVKLGQRASVFCPRCQS comes from the coding sequence ATGCCTGAATTGCCGGAAGTCGAAACCACCCGCCGCGGCATCGCCCCGCACCTCGAAGGCCAGCGCGTCAGCCGGGTGATCGTGCGTGATCGACGGCTGCGCTGGCCGATCCCCGAAGACCTCGACGTGCGCCTGTCTGGCCAGCGCATCGTGCTGGTGGAGCGCCGCGCCAAATACCTGTTGATCAACGCCGAAGTCGGCACGTTGATCAGCCATTTGGGCATGTCGGGTAATTTGCGTCTGGTGGAAGTCGGCTCGCCGGCCGCCAAGCATGAGCACGTCGACATCGAACTCGAATCCGGCCTGGCCCTGCGCTACACCGACCCGCGCCGGTTTGGCGCGATGCTCTGGAGCCTCGACCCGCTCAACCACGAATTACTGATTCGCCTGGGCCCGGAGCCGTTGACCGAGCTGTTCGACGGCGAGCGTCTGTTCCAGCAATCGCGCGGGCGCTCGATGGCGGTCAAGCCGTTCATCATGGACAACGCGGTGGTGGTCGGCGTCGGCAATATTTACGCGACGGAAGCGTTGTTCGCTGCCGGCATCGATCCGCGTCGCGAAGCCAAGAGCATTTCCCGTGCGCGTTATCTGAAACTGGCAATCGAGATCAAACGCATCCTCGCCCACGCCATCGAACGTGGCGGCACGACGTTGCGCGACTTTATCGGCGGCGACGGTCAGCCGGGTTATTTTCAGCAGGAATTGTTTGCTTACGGGCGCGGCAGCGAGCCGTGCAAAGTTTGCGGCACGCTGCTGCGCGAGGTGAAGCTCGGCCAGCGCGCCAGCGTGTTTTGCCCGCGCTGCCAGAGCTGA
- a CDS encoding GMC family oxidoreductase: MPVPDPFREGLARGWKTYKGAQLAGDLTLEADVAIIGSGAGGGTTAEILSAAGYKVLLIEEGPLRTSSDFKMLEDQSYASLYQEGIGRMSKDGAITILQGRAVGGTTLINWTSSFRTPQPTLEHWAREHQVKGHSPAEMAPWFEKMEQRLGVAPWLVPPNANNDVIRKGCEQLGYSWHVIPRNVRGCWNLGYCGMGCPTNAKQSMLVTTIPATLENGGELLYLARAEKLSINNGKVTGLECAAMDERCVAPTGRTITVKARHYVLAGGGINSPALLLRSEAPDPHERLGKRTFLHLVNMSAGLFDEVINPFYGAPQSIYTDHFQWQDGTTGKMSYKLEVPPLQPALAATLLGGFGQENSQHMENLPHTHAMLALLRDGFHPDSVGGSVELRGDGTPVLDYQVSPYTWDGLRRAFHSMAEIQFAGGAKAVMPMHADARYVKTFAEARSLIDGLSLELYRTRLGSAHVMGGCAMGEDPKYAVTDSLGRHHQLGNLSIHDGSLFPTSIGANPQLSVYGLTAQLATALAERLKNP; the protein is encoded by the coding sequence ATGCCCGTACCCGATCCGTTTCGCGAAGGCCTGGCCCGTGGCTGGAAAACCTATAAAGGCGCGCAACTGGCCGGCGACCTGACGCTGGAAGCGGACGTGGCAATCATCGGCAGCGGCGCCGGCGGCGGCACCACCGCAGAAATCCTCAGCGCCGCTGGCTATAAAGTGTTGCTGATCGAAGAAGGCCCGCTGCGCACCAGCAGCGATTTCAAGATGCTCGAAGACCAGTCCTACGCCAGCCTGTATCAGGAAGGCATCGGCCGCATGAGCAAGGACGGCGCGATCACCATCCTCCAGGGTCGCGCAGTCGGCGGCACCACGCTGATCAACTGGACATCAAGCTTCCGCACCCCGCAGCCGACCCTCGAACACTGGGCGCGCGAACACCAGGTCAAAGGTCACAGCCCCGCCGAAATGGCGCCGTGGTTCGAGAAAATGGAACAGCGCCTCGGCGTCGCCCCGTGGCTAGTCCCGCCCAACGCCAACAACGATGTGATCCGCAAAGGTTGCGAGCAACTCGGCTATAGCTGGCACGTGATCCCGCGCAATGTGCGCGGCTGCTGGAACCTCGGTTATTGCGGCATGGGTTGCCCGACCAACGCCAAGCAATCAATGCTGGTGACGACAATCCCGGCGACCCTGGAAAACGGCGGCGAGCTGCTGTACCTGGCGCGCGCCGAGAAGTTGTCGATCAACAACGGCAAGGTCACTGGCCTCGAATGCGCGGCGATGGATGAGCGCTGCGTCGCGCCCACCGGGCGCACCATCACGGTCAAGGCGCGGCATTACGTGCTGGCCGGCGGCGGGATCAATAGCCCGGCGCTGCTGCTGCGTTCCGAGGCGCCGGACCCGCACGAGCGGCTCGGCAAACGCACGTTTTTGCACTTGGTGAATATGTCGGCCGGGCTGTTCGATGAGGTGATCAACCCGTTTTACGGCGCGCCGCAGTCAATCTATACCGACCACTTTCAATGGCAGGACGGCACCACCGGCAAAATGTCTTACAAGCTCGAAGTGCCGCCGCTGCAACCGGCATTGGCGGCGACTTTGCTTGGCGGCTTCGGCCAGGAAAATTCGCAACACATGGAGAACCTGCCGCACACCCACGCCATGCTCGCCTTGCTGCGCGACGGCTTTCACCCGGACAGCGTCGGCGGCAGCGTCGAATTGCGCGGCGACGGCACGCCAGTGCTCGACTATCAGGTCTCGCCCTACACCTGGGACGGTTTGCGCCGGGCGTTTCACAGCATGGCCGAGATCCAGTTCGCCGGTGGCGCGAAAGCGGTGATGCCGATGCACGCCGATGCGCGCTACGTGAAAACGTTTGCCGAGGCGCGCAGTTTGATCGACGGCTTGAGCCTTGAGTTGTACCGCACACGCCTCGGCAGCGCGCACGTGATGGGCGGTTGCGCGATGGGCGAAGACCCCAAATACGCGGTAACCGACAGTCTTGGCCGCCATCATCAGCTCGGCAATCTGTCGATCCACGATGGCTCGCTGTTCCCCACCAGCATTGGCGCGAACCCGCAATTGTCGGTCTACGGCCTGACCGCGCAACTGGCCACAGCGCTGGCCGAACGCCTGAAAAACCCGTGA
- a CDS encoding coniferyl aldehyde dehydrogenase: MTADIAYLQNLQQPLEELQTLFNSQRAAYAANPMPPAAQRQQWLKALRDLLSDERQALIEAISKDFSHRSADETLLAELMPSLHGIHYASQHLKGWMKASRRKVGLAFQPASAKVVYQPLGVVGVIVPWNYPLYLAIGPLVGALSAGNRVMLKLSESTPATGLLLKALLARIFPEDLVCVVLGEADIGVAFSRLRFDHLLFTGATSIGKHVMRAAAENLTPVTLELGGKSPAIVSRDVPLKDAAERIAFGKTLNAGQTCVAPDYVLVPEDRVGSFVEAYRQAVRGFYPTLADNPDYTAIINDRQLARLNGYVSDATSKGALLIPLFEQGQGRRMAHSLLLNVSDEMTVMQDEIFGPLLPIVPYTDLDQAFAYINQRPRPLALYYFGYDKREQQRVLHETHSGGVCLNDTLLHVAQDDMPFGGIGASGMGHYHGHEGFLTFSKAKGVLIKQRFNAAKLIYPPYGKSIQKLIQKLFIR; the protein is encoded by the coding sequence ATGACTGCCGACATCGCTTATTTGCAGAACTTACAGCAGCCGTTGGAAGAGCTCCAGACCTTGTTTAATTCACAGCGCGCCGCGTACGCCGCCAACCCGATGCCGCCCGCCGCCCAGCGCCAGCAATGGCTCAAGGCACTACGCGACTTGTTGAGCGATGAGCGCCAGGCGTTGATCGAGGCGATCAGCAAGGATTTCAGCCATCGCAGCGCCGATGAAACCCTGCTCGCCGAACTGATGCCGAGCCTGCACGGCATTCACTACGCCAGCCAGCACCTCAAGGGCTGGATGAAAGCCTCGCGGCGCAAAGTCGGCCTCGCATTTCAACCGGCCTCGGCCAAAGTGGTTTATCAGCCATTGGGCGTGGTCGGCGTGATCGTGCCGTGGAATTATCCGCTGTACCTGGCCATCGGGCCGTTGGTGGGCGCGTTGTCGGCGGGTAATCGGGTGATGCTCAAACTCAGCGAATCGACCCCGGCCACCGGCTTGCTGCTCAAAGCGTTACTGGCGCGGATCTTCCCTGAAGACCTGGTGTGCGTGGTCCTCGGCGAAGCGGACATCGGCGTCGCGTTCTCGCGGCTGCGCTTCGATCATTTGTTGTTTACCGGCGCCACCAGCATCGGCAAACACGTGATGCGCGCGGCGGCGGAAAACCTCACGCCGGTGACTCTGGAACTGGGCGGCAAATCCCCCGCCATCGTCTCCCGCGACGTGCCGCTCAAGGACGCCGCCGAGCGCATCGCGTTCGGCAAGACTCTCAACGCCGGGCAAACCTGTGTCGCGCCCGATTACGTGCTGGTCCCCGAGGACCGCGTCGGCTCGTTCGTCGAAGCCTATCGCCAGGCGGTTCGCGGGTTTTATCCGACACTCGCCGACAACCCGGACTACACCGCGATCATCAATGACCGACAACTGGCGCGGCTCAACGGTTATGTCAGCGATGCCACCAGCAAGGGCGCATTGCTGATTCCGTTGTTCGAGCAAGGTCAGGGCCGGCGCATGGCCCACAGTCTGCTGCTGAATGTCAGCGATGAGATGACCGTGATGCAGGACGAAATCTTCGGCCCGCTGCTGCCGATCGTGCCGTACACCGACCTCGATCAGGCGTTTGCCTACATCAATCAGCGACCTCGGCCACTGGCGCTGTACTACTTCGGCTACGACAAACGCGAACAACAACGCGTGCTCCACGAGACTCATTCCGGCGGCGTGTGCCTCAACGACACGTTGCTGCATGTTGCTCAGGACGACATGCCGTTCGGCGGCATCGGCGCGTCGGGGATGGGCCATTACCACGGCCACGAAGGTTTCCTGACGTTCAGCAAAGCCAAAGGTGTGCTGATCAAACAACGCTTCAACGCGGCGAAGCTGATCTATCCGCCGTATGGCAAATCGATTCAGAAACTGATTCAGAAGCTGTTTATCCGCTAA
- a CDS encoding TetR/AcrR family transcriptional regulator: MAPRIKTSERIVQNSLELFNQQGERSISTNHIAAHMEISPGNLYYHFPNKQAIIAVLFSEYETLVDSFLRPPQGRGATVEDKRYYLKELLSAMWRYRFLHRDLEHLLESDPDLAARYRRFSQRCVIQGSAIYQGFVEAGILKMDRVQIESLTINAWIILTSWVRFLCTTRENSNHLSEQAIKRGVYQVLVLEAGFVTDEARHEVNTLFEEFYVPLAQALEEVQ, translated from the coding sequence ATGGCCCCCAGGATCAAAACCAGCGAGCGCATCGTGCAGAACAGCTTGGAGCTGTTCAATCAGCAGGGTGAGCGCAGCATCAGCACCAACCACATTGCCGCCCACATGGAAATTTCCCCGGGCAACCTGTACTACCACTTCCCGAACAAGCAGGCGATTATCGCGGTGCTGTTCAGTGAGTATGAAACCCTGGTGGACAGCTTTTTGCGTCCGCCGCAGGGGCGAGGTGCCACGGTTGAAGACAAGCGCTATTACCTCAAAGAGCTGCTGTCGGCGATGTGGCGTTATCGGTTCCTGCACCGCGACCTCGAACATTTGCTCGAGAGCGACCCGGATCTGGCCGCGCGTTACCGGCGTTTTTCCCAGCGCTGCGTGATTCAGGGCTCGGCGATTTACCAAGGGTTTGTCGAGGCCGGGATCCTCAAAATGGACCGCGTGCAGATTGAATCCCTGACCATCAATGCCTGGATCATCCTCACCTCGTGGGTGCGTTTCCTGTGCACCACGCGCGAAAACTCCAACCACTTGAGCGAGCAGGCGATCAAACGCGGCGTGTATCAGGTGCTGGTGCTCGAAGCCGGGTTTGTTACCGATGAGGCGCGGCACGAGGTCAACACGCTGTTTGAAGAGTTTTACGTGCCACTCGCCCAGGCTCTGGAAGAAGTGCAGTAG
- the coaD gene encoding pantetheine-phosphate adenylyltransferase, with protein MNRVLYPGTFDPITKGHGDLVERASRLFDHVIIAVAASPKKNPLFPLEQRVELAREVTKHLPNVEVVGFSTLLAHFAKEKNANVFLRGLRAVSDFEYEFQLANMNRQLAPDVESLFLTPSERYSFISSTLVREIAALGGDITKFVHPAVADALTERFKK; from the coding sequence ATGAACCGAGTGTTGTACCCAGGTACCTTCGACCCTATTACCAAGGGCCATGGCGACTTGGTCGAACGCGCCTCGCGCCTGTTCGATCACGTGATCATTGCCGTCGCCGCCAGCCCGAAGAAAAACCCGTTGTTTCCCCTGGAACAGCGTGTGGAGCTGGCCCGCGAGGTCACTAAACATCTGCCCAACGTTGAAGTCGTCGGCTTCTCGACGCTGCTCGCGCACTTTGCCAAAGAGAAGAACGCCAACGTGTTCCTGCGTGGTTTGCGTGCGGTTTCGGACTTCGAGTACGAATTTCAGCTGGCCAACATGAACCGCCAATTGGCGCCGGATGTGGAAAGTCTGTTTCTCACGCCTTCGGAGCGTTATTCGTTCATTTCCTCGACGCTGGTGCGTGAAATTGCAGCGCTGGGCGGCGACATCACCAAGTTTGTCCACCCTGCGGTGGCCGACGCCCTCACCGAACGCTTCAAGAAGTAA
- a CDS encoding twin-arginine translocation pathway signal protein, whose amino-acid sequence MRPSLSDSPALSRRDLLKFSLGASAFLATAGLGASLSGCSSSVAADGFATLRRSDLLFLRALIPVMLDGAVAVENLPSAVDGTLQNLDNSLDHLSPEMLKLTRQLFDVLGMTVTRGPLTGVWGSWENASAQAIRHFLERWENSSLNLLRMGHSSLLQLVMMAWYSRKESWAHCGYPGPPTV is encoded by the coding sequence ATGCGCCCTAGCCTGTCCGATTCCCCCGCGCTGTCCCGCCGCGACTTGCTCAAATTCAGCCTCGGCGCCAGTGCTTTTCTGGCCACTGCCGGACTCGGCGCCAGCCTTAGCGGCTGTTCGTCGAGCGTTGCTGCGGACGGTTTCGCCACGCTGCGCAGGAGCGATCTGCTGTTTCTGCGCGCGTTGATTCCGGTGATGCTCGACGGCGCCGTGGCGGTCGAGAACCTGCCGAGCGCCGTCGATGGCACGTTGCAAAATCTGGATAACAGCCTTGATCACCTGTCGCCGGAAATGCTCAAGCTGACTCGCCAGCTGTTCGATGTGCTCGGCATGACCGTGACCCGTGGGCCGCTGACCGGGGTTTGGGGCAGTTGGGAAAATGCCTCGGCGCAGGCGATTCGGCATTTCCTCGAGCGCTGGGAAAACAGCTCGTTGAACCTGCTGCGCATGGGCCACAGCTCGTTGCTGCAACTGGTAATGATGGCGTGGTACAGCCGCAAGGAGTCGTGGGCGCATTGCGGGTATCCGGGGCCGCCGACGGTTTGA
- a CDS encoding multidrug transporter produces the protein MISFRTFVVALLLSVGPPALAAEHGSGDPRYTIQNPPAFAMIGDLLIARPLLVAATVIGAGVFVVSLPFTALGGGVGDAGQALVVDPARAAFVRCLGCIGEGFEQRE, from the coding sequence ATGATTTCGTTTCGCACCTTTGTCGTTGCCCTGCTGCTGAGCGTCGGCCCGCCCGCGCTGGCGGCTGAACACGGCAGCGGCGACCCGCGCTACACCATCCAGAACCCTCCGGCGTTTGCCATGATCGGCGACTTGCTGATCGCCCGACCCTTGCTGGTCGCGGCGACGGTGATAGGCGCGGGGGTGTTTGTGGTGTCGCTGCCATTTACCGCGCTGGGCGGCGGCGTGGGGGATGCGGGGCAGGCGTTGGTGGTCGATCCGGCGAGAGCGGCGTTTGTCAGGTGCCTGGGGTGTATCGGGGAAGGGTTCGAGCAGCGCGAGTGA
- a CDS encoding YfhL family 4Fe-4S dicluster ferredoxin, translating to MSLIITDDCINCDVCEPECPNAAISQGEEIYVIDPNLCTQCVGHYDEPQCQQVCPVDCIPLDEAHPETEEQLMAKYRVITGKA from the coding sequence ATGTCCCTGATCATCACCGACGATTGCATCAATTGCGACGTCTGCGAACCCGAGTGCCCGAACGCCGCCATTTCCCAGGGCGAAGAAATCTATGTCATCGACCCGAACCTGTGCACGCAGTGCGTCGGCCACTATGACGAGCCACAGTGCCAGCAAGTCTGCCCGGTGGATTGCATCCCGCTGGATGAAGCGCATCCGGAGACTGAAGAACAGTTGATGGCGAAATATCGGGTGATTACCGGTAAGGCTTGA